From the Ipomoea triloba cultivar NCNSP0323 chromosome 8, ASM357664v1 genome, the window CCCCAGTGGGGGCGTTGTAATAgtgtcaatagtattcaaaaaaaaaatacattgctTTATTTTATACTTGTTCTTTATGCAAACAAATTTCCttttggttagctttcaaaTACCTCGAACCCCTACTAGAACATTCCTTGAGGACGATATTCACACTAAAAACCAACTTTCAATTCTTATTTGCTTTTATTTGCACTCGTAATTGGTTGCATGATTTCAATATGGATAAGTTAATTTATAAAGTcttatgttatattatattagatttaaaaaaaaaattggtgatttaattttaaacatttgtttatgtattttatatgtagATTGTGATTATGAATTGAATGATGGAATTTGATTAACTATGAACTTGTGAACGataaaattttagattatgGACTTTAAAATTACTGTTATGTTTGTTTGATGAACTATGGAGTATGGAGTTGTGATTTGTGAGCAATGTtacaaaaatcgcgcctaggcgctaggcggagACCAGCTGCGTCGAGAAAGGCCagaatcggcctcctccgcgacACTGCCTAGCCGCCCGCACCGTCTCAGCCCTCCCCTCCCCTTTTTTTTGGAACGGAGCTACAGACGGAGAGAGACGACGGATTGAAGATGATGCTCTCTACTCTGCCGGCTCTAGTGAGGACGCTGATGGTGATGACGCCTGACGCAGACAGATTGAAGATGATGGAACCAGATGCCAAATCTGATGCCAATGAAGAAAAACATATTAGGATTGCAAATTGTGATTTATgatggaaaaggaaaaaggcGCAGACGGATTGCATATTACGATGACATCTCAGAAGTGTGATTTATCATTTATGATGGAAGAAGCGTGATTTACGATCTTATCTCTCAGACTCTCACTTATGATGACTCATGCATAGTCGTGTAGGCacaggaaatttaaaaaaaaaattgaaaaaaataataacaaatcgGGTGCCTAACGTTTTCTTCAACATTGCTTGTGAGTTTGATGAACTATGGAGTATTGTTACGTTTAATGTTTGATGAACTATAGACTTGTGAACTTTATAATTACTACTACGTATTATGTATTATCAATTATGTAATGTCTAATGTTTGATGAACTACGTCTTATGTTAGTTATGTAAGGGGTGGTGTGGCGAGGACCTGCTTAGCCTACGAGCCAAAGCGGGGTGGTTTGGGTCCTTGGAATCTGTTTGCCTACATGGAGGAAAGAGAGggtaagagagagagatagtAGATGTGCTGTAAAATGGAGTTCTTGGAACAGTATTTCTGCAACAGGAAATATATAAACAATCAGGAGTACTGCACGCTCAAGCGCGCtgacaaatatttatttaattttttaatcatatttgttttgattttttttctctcctctcgttttctttttcataatcACGCTTACAAAaacttattaaaaattacaagaaATCCTCACTATTAattaaggatgctctaaaaCTCAAGCCCACCAAGGAGCGCACTTTTTTGGCCTGTCTGCTCTATGGCGGGCTTTGACCCGCCCCGACTAATTCCCAAATCTAATTTCCCCCTTCTATTCGGGTATACCACCTCTACGCAGCCGTCGGACGCAGCAACGCAGGGACGAGTGGACGACGGGCCGACCGCGACGACTTCATCCTATCTCTGGCAACTGGCGTCAATCTCCGGCGAGCGGCACAACAGGTTAGTGGTATACACTGATACACTTACTTTTAGTCTAATACTGTGTCGTGACTGGAGGAATGGATGCTGCGGGCTGCGGCGTGCTTTGGCCTGCTGTGACTGCTGCGGCCTTGCGAGTTGCGGCGGTGGACGAAGGCTGCGGTCTgcagctctctctctctctctctctctctcttttcctaATGAAGATCAACCTGCAGCTTTGTTCTTTAAATGTGAAtttgttatattataaatattaatatctaATGGTAGTCGGTAGATGTTACTATGTTTATGTTTTGCTATTGATTGTTATATATTGATAGTTAAATATTGATGAGATTACTTTGTTTATGTTTTGCTATTGATTGTTAAATGTTGATAGTTAATTATTTATGAGATTACTTTGTTTATGTTTTGCTATTGATAATTAGATATTTATGATATTACATAGGATGACAACCAAGAGGAGATTATGCTGAAGCCGTgatttgtttcattttatgttttatgcTATTATGCTATTATTATGTTTGCATTGTGGTTACTAATGAGTTTTCAAGACATTGTATTAAACTTGTGTTGGATTTTTTGTATTATGgactttttgttttgtattgtgTTTTAAACTTGTGTTAGATTTTTGTATTATGAACTTGTGGTTTTGTGGTTATTAAACTTGTGTTGTTGGATGTTGTATTATGAACTTGGTTTTGTAGTTATTGATTTATTGTCATGTGATTCATAATCATGGATTTGTGGTTATATACTTATTATGTATTAgctttgtataattgtattagtgtatatttgtgttaggtatatttttaaatttttttacataataGGCTCAAAgcttgaagcctttttaatggCCTACATATTAAATAGGCCTTTAAAACGGCTTTAGGCCAGACCAAGCCAATGTAGGCTTAGGCTTGAGCTTTAAAAAAAAGAGCCACAGGTCCAGGCTCAGACCTATTTTTCTAAAGCTTGGCCCAGCCTATTTTCATCCCTATTTGCTAGTAAGCATTCACTTAATTTGACAATAAGTTGCCGTTAATTTGCAAATTTGCATTTATTTTTGTTGACACCCCCTAGTTAAACCCTAATATTTATTCGAATCCTTCTATGCAGTACTAGTGTACTACTCCCTCGTTTCTTCTGCCGCAATTACACTGCCAACTAGGTTCAGGAATGGGGGTGGAACATGTGCTGGATACAGCTGAGAGAAGTTCGCATGAAACAATGCTGGAAACCATTGAGGCCCTGCTTGAGGTACCCAATTAACATTTATCGAGTATTCTCCATTGTATCATTGATAACCCTGATATACGTACTATGAGTAGTTGATGAATAACTTTTCGGTGATGTATGAGGATTTACGCGAAAAGTGTTAAGAAAATTTATCTATTGAAATTGTGGTTTCTACTAGTTTAATGCATTGTGGCAGGTTGGTTTTGTGGTTAATTTTGAATATTGGATTCTATCAGTATAATTAACACCTAAAATTAGTGTTAAAGGTTTACTGTTAGACCATATTTACATTGTCACCATGAGACATGACATTGTCATCTTGTTCATCACACCTGAATAGTAAGGCATTGGTTTTTTTAAATGACATggcttaattatttatattgaattgaattgcatgTCATTTGAATTAAACTGTACTTTGATGCACCAATCTTTGGAAGCATGGGTGCATGCTATAGTGATTGCTAAAAGTTTACATGGATAATTATATTACATCTTTGAATAATGGAATTCTTGCCACCCCTTTCAAATCGAAAGAGAGGTTACATGGCTTCTAACATGAGCTGTCACTTATCTGATAGTCTGATACACACCATAATGAATTGGTGATGCAACATTCTATGATGGTTATGCATTTGCTAGCTAAATCTAATTACTTGAACTTTTATGTTGTATGGATGTTTCAAAAATAGACCCCAGTTGTGTTATCAATGTGGCTATATTCTAGAGAATCTTATTTCACTTTGCAAAATTCtcatctctcttttcttttgagtaatattAAGATACCCAAGGTTGGAAGTTATAGGGTTATACATAATTTTCTCTTCTTAGGCTCATTATATGTAGTTTAattgtcgattttttttttcctattttgctTTTACTTCCTATAAATCAAACTTTTTTCCTGCACgggaaaagaaaattttaaactgATATGACCAATGTTTTAGTTCTTACATCAAATCCTTGGTAGGCTAATGTAGTTAGTTGGTTGATACTACAGGAGCAGAGGTTGGACATAATAAACATGCTGTAAAGCTGTAAGCTTTCGAGCAGCCTGTTTATCTTCTATTAGCCACCAAGAGCTTTGCATAGTATGGTCAGGAAGTCTTGTACTAAGGATTTGAAGGAAAAGCTTTGTGTTAGAATCGTGTATGAATGTATAGACATAGCCTTTTAATCAAGCTTGGACTTGACACTAATGCAGTATGCGCCACAAAGCTCATCAACAAGTATCTGTCCTTAGGGCTTGCCAACTCTCTCAGTCATGCCCACCAACTGTTTGATCAAGTACCTTTGAAAGACCCACCTTTATGGACATCCCTAATCTCCGCTTATGCTCGCCACAACCAACTTGACAATGCCCTCCATCTCTTCTCCCTTATGCTCCGGCAAACCCAACCAGATTTAGATGCCCGACCAAATCACTTTGTCATCACTGCTGTTGCCCGGGCCATTGCATTTGCTCCACAACACATCTTTTTGGGCCAACTTCTTCATGCCCATGTTATCAAATCTGGATTTTTACCTGGAAAAGTCATCGTTGAAACTGCCTTTCTTGATATGTATTCCAAGTGTGGGGTCATAGAGTCTGCAAGGAAGTTGTTTGAGGAAATGCCATACAGAAACTTAGTGACTTGTAATGCTATGTTGTCTGGGTACATGCAAAATGGAATGGAAACTCATGGGTCAAAGTTGTTCTACCGGATGAAGTGTGGAGAGGTTTATGCACCTGATGAGTATAGTATTTCAACTGTGTTGTCTGGTTGTGTACAAACTCAAGATCTTGTTTTGGGTATGCAAGTTCATGCGTATGCAATTGTTGGTGGTTTTGAAGTAAATTGTGCAAATTCAATTGCTAATATGTATTTTTCTTGTGGTAGAATTGCCTGTGCCACGAAAATTATGGATGCAGTCTACCAGGATACTGTTTCAAAGCTTTTAAGCATAAGaggttatattttaaatcacaGTTATGTTGCTGCATTTAGGTATGTTTGCTCTCTGGGTAATGTAGTTGAAATTTTAAACACAGATTATACAATTTTTGTGCCTCTACTAACTATCTGCACAAAGTTATCTCTGGTCAGAGTCGGGAAGCAAGTCCATGGCCTCTTTATTGCTATGACAAATTCATATAAGATTATTAATCCATTAGGGGAGGATGGGGTAATTATTGGTAGTGCATTAATTGATATGTATTGCAAATGTGGTGATGTTGGTGAAGGCAAGAAAGTTTTTGAAACATGGCCGTGTGAACATGTTTCACTCTGGAACGCATTAATATCTGGTTATATATCCAATGGCCTTATTGAGACTGCTAATGTTCTGTTTCAGGCTATGCCCAAGAAAGATATTGTTTCTTGGACTAGCATGATCACAGGATTTGTGCGGAATAACATGCCCCAAGAAGGATTAGATTTATTGGCTAAAATGTATTGCACTGAAGGCGGATATGAGATTGATGGAAACTGCTTAACTTTTGTAGTGTGCCTGGAAGCATGCACCCATCTAACAGATTTGGAAAAAGGAAAGCAGATACATGCAAAAATCATTAGGAGATTACCCGGTGTAGATACTAGTAATGTGGTTGTTGGAACAGCTTTAGTAGAAATGTATTCTAGATCAGGCAATTTGCATTACTCACACACAGTTTTTGATTCAATGAAGCAGAAAAACATCGTTGCATGGACATCTATTCTCACGGGTTTTGCAGCCCATGGGTGTGGTTTACAAGCCCTTGAAATGTTCCAAAAAATGCTAGATAATGGCATTCAGCCAAATGAAGTGACATTTGTCACAATATTAACTGCGTGCAGTCATTGTGGTTTGGTGAATGAGGGACTGCAATATTTTAAGGAGATGAAGAAGTATGGGTTGACGCCAAAGGAAGATCATTATACTTGTTTAATTGATATGTTGGGACGAAATGGAATGCTTGAAGAGGCATGGCATTTGGTGAGGGAAGTTGAAGAGCTGGGTAATAAGTCTTATGCAGGTTCCATTTGGGCTGCATTGCTTGGGGCTTGCCAATTGTACGAAAACGTTGAAATTGGAAGAAAGGTAGCACAGAAGATGTTGGAAAATGAAAAGCAGATTTCAGCGACCTGTATTGCATTATATAATGTCTTTGCAACAGCAGGGATGTGGAATGAAGCATATGAAACAAGAGAGTTTTTGACCAGAGAAGGAATTGCCAATGGAGAGGCTGGCCTTAGTCGCCTCTGCATGCCTCCTCTTTGATCTGACCATTTCAAGCAACTTTAGTCATTTAGTGACAGCAAAGGTTTTGGCCGCAGTCTAAAAAGTGGTTAGATAAAACCTGCTCTATAGTAGTCAAATTGCtgtaatgaaaatatataccaaTTCTAGAACATAGGAATAAAAAGAGAATTTCAGTTTATATGCATTTAAAAGTTGTCAAATGAGGACTATAATACCATTGGTTAAAAAAGAGttcattaacaaaaaaaaaaaaagctctcaGAGATCTTTTTTAACTGTAATTTTATGGTAGAAATCTGTGGTCAGTAATCTATACAAAGGCCACTATGCAATAGCTAATCATTTTTGCAGCTCATGATTCTATCGGCCTTTTTTATTAGATGTCTACTACAGTGGTTGGAATACAAGTTTTCTTTTGCAATAGGCCAATAGATACATTACTGAGTTTCCAaatttttgttcattttataTGCAAAATGAAGATTTAGTGTGTGAGGGAGCGGTTTACATAGAGATGAAATCTTTAATTAGATGTCCACACTATATCTGTCTAAAGGAGCTTATTTTCCGTGTCCAAATTTCTTACAAATCTTTAATATGCTATGATGTCATGTTCATCAGGTATATGATTCCCTTTAATCTATTGACTAATATGTTTTATGTTGAATAGGCTGCAAGGTATAATGATATTGAAGATATAATGAGCTTAGTATCCTCCGGCATATCTCTTAATTCAAAGGATTCACAGGGCCGAACTGGTATTGATTTGATCATTCTTTGACTTCTTAGAGAGAGTTTATAAATTAGTGAATAACACCTCAGTTGTTACTTACTGTTAGTCTATTACttgatttttcttaaatttaattatgcTACATCCAACTCCCTTGCTTGTTTGCAAGTCCCATACTCATGCTTTATCCTTATGCATGACTTATTAACCTAATCTAGGAGCTCTAATATGCAAACATGTTATAGTAGTCTGTAATGTGATGCTTTGCACTCATAGAAGTAACTAAATACTTTTTGTATTGTATGTTATTTGTGTATGCCCTATACCTAAATAGAAAACTTCCCCTCCAATTGTGTCATTGACCTCCAACACTTTTTGCTATTTGTTTGGGATTAAGCTGTTTAGTTGAACTAGtatgttttataataatcaTTCTATTCTACTCTATAGTTGATTGTGTTTTTTCTGAGACGGATTGTTTGGGATAAAGGGcctttttatgtatttttgtacTCATATTTTATTCTCATGTATGTAATGTTGTTTAATTGTAAATGATTTGCAGCACTGCATATGGCTTCTGCTAATGGGCATTGTGACATTGTGGACTACCTTATTCGTAATGAAGTGGTGAGTGCCATCATGGTTGCAATTACAATTCAGATACTTACTCTCCATTGTTGAACACAGATTAGTTTACATCTTTAGCATCTGATACCACATTTGTGTTGTTTTGCTTTGCTTCCTCTTTTTAACAATGCTTATTTCTTAGTTAAGAAATTATTGGTgtgtgaaattttatttttaattttgtgaagTACTCCCTCAAAGATGATGTTAATAATTATTGTCTTCTTGTGGAAAAGGATGTCAATGCTTCTAACGAGGAGAAAAATACACCTCTTCATTGGGCCTGTCTTAACGGGCATGTTGAGGTATATTGCTGTGTTCTAATGTGCATTAACTTCATTTAATGCAAAACGATCTGGGCTTATTACTGTCTCTATCAGGTTGTCAAGAGCTTAATTCTTGCTGGAGCCAATGTCTCAGCGCTAAATAGGTGAATTGTTTTATGAATTTAGTAGCAGATGGTGGTCTTTATCATTTGAGGTTTAGCCTGACTAAATTGTTTCATTTGTTGATGTTTAATAGCCATGAGAGAACCCCCATGGATGAGGCAGTAAGCGGAGGGAAAGTGGATGTGATTGATGCAATCAACCATGCAGTGGCACAGCTTGAACTTTCGGGTGCAACAGTTTCTTAAAACCACACTATGGTAGCAATTAAGGTAGAAAGCGTCAAAAGCGTTACCGtcttttaaagaaattttcatACCAAGATGTTAACGTCTTTGTATTCTTAAATACTATACTTGAGAATTGAGATGAGAAGGTTGGTGAAAACATGTTAATGCCTTTGTGTTCTTAAATACTCTTTTGTTGGTCACTTTGTCCTACTTGgcatttttttgggtttggaACCTCAAAGGTTCGTGATATGATAAATCAGTTCCTATTGGGTTATAGTTCAATTCAGATCGAATAGTGGTCATtcttatttgaaataaaaattaaaacttttaatctaagggaaaaagagaaataatgatGAAACTAGGTTCAAAACTATGGtaaaatattcaaaatggcgCTTAAAACTGTTATAGTACCATGAATCCATGACCACGAGCCAGATGACCATGAGCATGACattaaaataagagaaaaactTGGTTAAATCAAACCTCCACTTTTAAGTGAGACTAATGTTATAATTTGGAATAATATTACTGTATTATTCTTCTAATAATAACTTGCTGGTAATTTGAAGTTGTTTCATCGTCATCCACCTCCCTATCTATCTCCTATTTACAATTAGACGAAGGGGATGTTGGATTGTTGGATCATCTAGTACGGCGTTACAACCCATTCCATTTCTCATAGTACAATGATGGTAATTGGCGTCGGAATTGCaaggccgccgccgccgtcgcaGTTGAAGTTGCAGATTTGTTGTGCGTTGAGCAAGCAAGGCGACCGTTTTCTCCGCTCCCTCGTTGTTACCTCGCCCAACCACAACCTCCATAGCTTGCTTCGGAAGTTCGTCTCATCCTCTTCCAAAAATGTTGCTATTACCACTCTTTCCCATCTCCTCTCCCCCACCACCACCGCTACCCATCCTCGCCTCTCATCGTTTGCCCTCCCTGTAcgtatctctctctctctctccctcccgcTCTGTACACGTGCATTCATCTGTTATTTATTCGTGAATGTGTGTTGATTGCAGTTGTACTTGGTGATAACTGAGGCCTCGTGGTTCGATTGGAATCCTAAGCTAGTAGCGGACCTCATCGCTCTGTTGCACAAGCAGCAACGATTTGATGAAGCTGGAACCCTAGTTGCGGAAACGGTCTCCAAATTAAGCCCCCGGAAGCGCGATTTGTGTAGCTTCTACTGTCACCTAATCGATTCGCAATCCAAACACAAGTTACGGGAAGGAGTTTTCGAGAGTTACGCCCAATTGAAGCAGTTGCTTCTTTCAGGCTCTTCCTCCTCGGATTACTTGAAGCGACGTGGATATGAATCCATGATCAAAGCCATGTGTGAGGTTGGATTACCTTTTGAAGCTGAGGAGATGATGGAGGAAATGAGAGGTCTAGGGCTGAAGCCATCCAAGTTCGAGTTTCGTTGTCTGGTTTATGCATACGGAAAAATTGGGCTCTTTGGAGAGATGAAGAGGATTGTGGATCAAGTGGAGGGAGAAGGATTCCCGCCAGACACCATTATTTCAAATATGGTTCTTTCCTCCCTTGGAGCTCACAGAGAGTTGGCAGAAATGTGCTGTTGGCTTCAAAAGATGAAAGCTTTAGGCGTTGTGATTTCAATTAGGACTTACAATTCAGTATTGAATTCATGCCCTAAATTAAACCTATTGCTGCATGGCAACATGAAGAATATGCCTCTTTCACTTGAAGGGTTAGCCGAGGATCTGAGTGGGGACGAACGTTCACTAGTTCTCCACCTGGTTGATGCATCATCAACATCAGTTTTGAAGGAGGTGATGGAGTGGAAGGCGTCGGAATTGAAGTTGGATCTGCATGGAATGCATTTATGCTCGGCATATTTGATTATGTTACAGTGGTTCGACGAGCTTCAATCAAAATTTCAAGCAGGAAATGATTACGAGCTTCCAAATGAGATTAGGGTAGTATGTGGGTCA encodes:
- the LOC116027168 gene encoding ankyrin repeat-containing protein P16F5.05c isoform X4 codes for the protein MGVEHVLDTAERSSHETMLETIEALLEAARYNDIEDIMSLVSSGISLNSKDSQGRTALHMASANGHCDIVDYLIRNEVDVNASNEEKNTPLHWACLNGHVEVVKSLILAGANVSALNSHERTPMDEAVSGGKVDVIDAINHAVAQLELSGATVS
- the LOC116027168 gene encoding pentatricopeptide repeat-containing protein At4g37170 isoform X1, translated to MYRHSLLIKLGLDTNAVCATKLINKYLSLGLANSLSHAHQLFDQVPLKDPPLWTSLISAYARHNQLDNALHLFSLMLRQTQPDLDARPNHFVITAVARAIAFAPQHIFLGQLLHAHVIKSGFLPGKVIVETAFLDMYSKCGVIESARKLFEEMPYRNLVTCNAMLSGYMQNGMETHGSKLFYRMKCGEVYAPDEYSISTVLSGCVQTQDLVLGMQVHAYAIVGGFEVNCANSIANMYFSCGRIACATKIMDAVYQDTVSKLLSIRGYILNHSYVAAFSVPGSMHPSNRFGKRKADTCKNH
- the LOC116027168 gene encoding pentatricopeptide repeat-containing protein At4g37170 isoform X2 encodes the protein MYRHSLLIKLGLDTNAVCATKLINKYLSLGLANSLSHAHQLFDQVPLKDPPLWTSLISAYARHNQLDNALHLFSLMLRQTQPDLDARPNHFVITAVARAIAFAPQHIFLGQLLHAHVIKSGFLPGKVIVETAFLDMYSKCGVIESARKLFEEMPYRNLVTCNAMLSGYMQNGMETHGSKLFYRMKCGEVYAPDEYSISTVLSGCVQTQDLVLGMQVHAYAIVGGFEVNCANSIANMYFSCGRIACATKIMDAVYQDTVSKLLSIREKHRCMDIYSHGFCSPWVWFTSP
- the LOC116027168 gene encoding pentatricopeptide repeat-containing protein At4g37170 isoform X3, producing the protein MYRHSLLIKLGLDTNAVCATKLINKYLSLGLANSLSHAHQLFDQVPLKDPPLWTSLISAYARHNQLDNALHLFSLMLRQTQPDLDARPNHFVITAVARAIAFAPQHIFLGQLLHAHVIKSGFLPGKVIVETAFLDMYSKCGVIESARKLFEEMPYRNLVTCNAMLSGYMQNGMETHGSKLFYRMKCGEVYAPDEYSISTVLSGCVQTQDLVLELPVPRKLWMQSTRILFQSF
- the LOC116027170 gene encoding pentatricopeptide repeat-containing protein At2g17033, whose amino-acid sequence is MMVIGVGIARPPPPSQLKLQICCALSKQGDRFLRSLVVTSPNHNLHSLLRKFVSSSSKNVAITTLSHLLSPTTTATHPRLSSFALPLYLVITEASWFDWNPKLVADLIALLHKQQRFDEAGTLVAETVSKLSPRKRDLCSFYCHLIDSQSKHKLREGVFESYAQLKQLLLSGSSSSDYLKRRGYESMIKAMCEVGLPFEAEEMMEEMRGLGLKPSKFEFRCLVYAYGKIGLFGEMKRIVDQVEGEGFPPDTIISNMVLSSLGAHRELAEMCCWLQKMKALGVVISIRTYNSVLNSCPKLNLLLHGNMKNMPLSLEGLAEDLSGDERSLVLHLVDASSTSVLKEVMEWKASELKLDLHGMHLCSAYLIMLQWFDELQSKFQAGNDYELPNEIRVVCGSGKHSAVRGKSPVKDLVKKMIVQMKCPLRNDDKNIGCFVAKGNVLKEWLMLYHYHMKPANQPASRIGFSSFCSQ